A region of the Bos mutus isolate GX-2022 chromosome 18, NWIPB_WYAK_1.1, whole genome shotgun sequence genome:
GAGCTTCCCCTGCAGTCCACAGAGCAGGTTCTAGGTGTTCAGCTCATCTTGACTTTCTCCTACCAACTGCATGTGAGTTAtctcctttttgtctttctttttttcatagtttgtttttttttaactctttatttatgttttggctgctctgggtcttcgttgctgcatgtggggtttctctagttgtggtgagcgggggccacTCTTCCTCGCGGTGCGAGGGCTTCCTTGATTTGGAGCGCGGCTCTGGCTTTAGTGGTTCTGCAGCGTGTGCAGtcttccggaccagggatcgaacccgtgtcccctgtattggcaggcagagtcttatcTACTACACCACCAAGGAGGTCCTCCCTTTTGACTTTCAATAGAACAGAGCCCCCCCTTTCTGATTTCTGGGAAAACTCACACTGCAGATGATTCTTTGCAGAAGTGTCATTTAGGATTTAGCTGCCAAAGTTAAATTTGAATGTTTTTCGTGAAGGTCACATTAATTTCCGTGAGCTATTAAGAGCTCCAGGGGTTCTGGGCAGAGCGCTTCCTGCATGGCTAAGCTCAGCACTAGGGGGACACCTTAGGCTTCAACCACAGATGAGTGATGCTCAGAACCTGGAACCATTCGGATCTGACTGAAATTGATATGGTCTCTCTTTCTAATGATTTCAGAGGATGTCGACATTCGTGATGCAGAGCATGGCGTTTCTCCAATCCTCCTTCGCTCTTCCGGGGTCCCAGTTATATGTGAATGGAGACCTGAGGCTGCAGCAGAAGCAGCCCCTCGGCTACGGTGGCCTAGACGTCCGGTACAACGTAGGGACGCTTCACTCTGCccatctcttttgcttctgtattGTATTGTTTATCAAGTGCTTTGAAGAGGGAGCAAGTAACATTGGAAATAGCACTTCTCTGTGAGTGGCACAGAAAAGGATCTCTGAGGAATTCTTTCCGTGAATCCTTTCGAAATATGGAGACAGATATCCCTGTTTACATCTtcaaaaaaagagggagaagaatCTTTGTCTTTATCTAAGAACTGAATTGTTTGTAGTTTTGgggtttgcacacacacacacacagtgtattcCACGTGATCTTTCTTTGCTAAGCTTATAACATAGGCCAGCCCCGAGGTAAGAGGTTTAACTGCATCATCTCATCCAGTTATCACACAGCCTCATGAGACGCCTCTGGTGCCGTTCCCTGGTCTCCAGCTGCTGTCCTGTCTCCGTCCCCCTTGCTCCTTTCTAGCCCCGGGGTCCATTTTGCTGTTCCTCAAACCTACGAAGCAGCTCCTGCCTCAGGGGTTTTGCACTTAGCTCTTCCTCTACTGAGTATCCACGTCACTTACCCTACTGCTCCGTCTGGACCCTGTTCAAAGCTCCTGAGCACAGTCCTTGCTTGACACGCTTCTAAAGAACATCCACCTGTCCCTCCAGCATCGCTCACCCAGGTTTACTCTTCTTACCTTCACCTGAAATATGAAAGGGAGGTTTCCAGTTTGTTCATTTGCCATCTCCCTCAGCggtaaaggggcttcccttgtggctcagctgtaaagaatccgcctgcaatgcgggagactggggttcgatccctgggctgggaagatcccctggagaagggaacggctacccactccagtactctggcctggagaatcccatgaactgtatagtccatggggtccaaagagtcggacacgactttcagCGGTGAAAGCCCTGCTGTCTTCTGTGTTCTCTCGACCCAgtgcttaaaacagtgcctgccCATAGTAAGCACTCAGAATTGATAAGAGAATGAACTCTCACttcacacatgaggaaactggagCCTCCAGGGATTGATTAATTTTCCCAAAGCCCACAGAGCCATGAACGGTCTATCTGAGACCAGGACTCATGCATCCCATCACTTATCGCAAACCTTTATATTATCACAAGGAGGCCCATATAATTTGGGCTACTTCTGAAACTTAATAGGAAATGTTACCAGTTATTATAACCAGGACTGTCCCAGATAAACTGGGATTCATGGTCACCATAACCATAACTATTATcaacatactatttttttttaaggagggaatataaaatataaatttaatgtgctgtgctgtgcttagttgctcagtcttgtctgactctttccgaccccatggactgtagcccaccaggctcctctgtccatggggaatctccaggcaagaatactggagtgggttgccatgccctcctccaggggatcttcccgacccagggatcaaacccagctctgcacacattgcaggcggattctttaccatctgagctaccagggaagcccatgttagaTTATGTCAGGAATGTGATACTAGAGAACAGCTCTTTCTCATCTTCAAAGGGTTATGTGCTTATTACTATGTGCACTTTATCGTCTTTCCATTTCTGCATTTCAAAGAGATCAATTAGGGAGCATCCagacaaaagcaagaaaaaagacaaagggGTTGAAAATGTAGTCTCTTAGAAAAAATGAGAAGACTCATTTCTCCCATTGGAATAGAGAGGGGAATTATATAAGTAGCTTTAAAACCTGTGAAAGATGGATATTGACCCCTTGTTTCCTTCCCTCCAGaaagaaagactgaaagtaaATGACTTAAATTGTTTCAAAAGAGTTCGttcatttttgaagaaaatattatcGATGCTGGAATAGGCCCCCAAGCACAAGAGGGTGGTCTCTGAGATCAGCCTGGGTGGGAAGGGGGTAGAAAAACCAAGAGTGCACGTCGCTTGTGTGCTCACACTACGCCCTCCCGTGCGTCCAGGTGTCTGTCATCAACGGGACCAGTCCGTTTGCCAGTGACTACGACCTCACCCGCATTGTTGCTGCCTATCAAGAAAGGAACGGTGAGTTGTGTGGACAGCTCATCCATCTGCTTCTCAAGGACTTTGCAGGTTAATGAAAGTATTAGAGAGAAACAGAATTAGAGCCCTTGTCATATGAAAATGTCGAAACCAGTGAATGCTCAGCTATGGAAGGTGAACAGGTTGCTCAGAATTTGTTCTTTTCCTCCTGATCCAGAGACCTACACCCTAACTATCCTCTGCACTGCTCCTCTGGTCCAGCAGGTTGGTGCCAATTCACTGCCGTATTTGTCCCACCACTGGTTTGGTGGATTTATGTGTATAGGTATGTGAGTTGCTTCCCACACCACACCTGTAAGAAAAGCCAAAGACAAGTTGCTCTCCATAGTGTTCAGATGGAAACAGGGAACCTGAGTGACTCACCACATGTCAGCAGCTGAAGAAGGAGAAAGCACCCAGGATTCTGGCTGAAAGGCAGATGGTGACCAGGGCTTCCAAGAGGCAAGACCATCAGGTCGTCCCTGAGTGTGCGCTTGACTCAGCATATCTGGCTGCTTGGTGGTCTGAGGTTTCCTCTAAAAGAATCTAAAGCATTGCTTGGCAACCAGACATCATAGATGGGATGCACAGACATTTAACAAGTCAGGGGACCACAATTCCagtatttctttctggttttatgtAATACATGAGCAGATTTATTccaaaaataaaggaattttagAACACGACTTAAAAACATTTATCTGCAAATCAACTTTTCTTAATTCCTTCCAGTCATTGTCCATATGCAGAGTTTTTATACAGCTCCTGTCACAGTTTAGAGACAGTTTTTTGTCTTCTGTACTTTGTAATATAAATATTTCCCCCACACCACTAGAAAGTtttcattggttttctttttagagGTAGCATAGTATTCCTTTGCTTAGCCATTTATTTGCTTAGACAGTTGTAGAACACAGTTTTTAACATCCTTTGACAAGTGTTTTAACAAATACTATGTGAGCAGCTTTGAACATTCAATTtgtcttttgaattatttctttggAATGTGTTCTGAAGTGCAGAGTTGGCCTGAGAGGTCAGAGTATGTTACAGCCCTCAATATTTTACTGCCAAAGAGAGCATTCACAGATTAACTCCTGACTGTGTTGCAGTAACCACCATCCTGACTGACCCCAGCCCCATCTGGCTGGTGGGAAGGGCCGCAGAAGCGCCATTTGTGGTTAATGCAGTCATCCGATACCCCGTGGAAGTCATTTCATATCCTTTCTGTTAAAGGGCCAACAGTAGCTgggtttcaaaaaagaaaagaaggattcCTCAGATGTCTCAAGAGGGAACAGATGTGGGAAGCCTCAGACTGGAAATTGCTGCAGTGGTAGTCCCCCACAAATGACTGTCTGCAGTTCATACgggaaaaaaatattcatttcctgTTCATATGTCCTTTTGAGCAATTCTTCTAGGTCAGaatcatacatatttatatcttAATAATCTTTGATTGTCTCTTTTATCTTAAGggtatttgaaacattttttgtgATTTTCTGTATAAACTAACCCTTTGGTGTAACATGTATGTAGCAAATGTCATCTGTGACTCCTTAACTGTTTGTACTTATCTACCAGGATTCTGGGAAATGATCAAGTTTGCGTGGATCCAGTATGTCAGTATCCTACTTATCTTCCTGTGGGCGTTTGAAAGAATCAAAAGATTTGTGTTCCAAAATCAGGTGGTGACCACAATCCCTGTAACAGCTATGCCCCAGGGAGAACTGTATAAGGAGCATTTATCATAAGAAGACCCTTTCTGAAAACTCTAAGCAAGACCGTGGCCACCTCGCTGTTGTCTTCTGAGAACTACTGTCTTACGAAATTTCTGAAGAGAGTCCGTGGACACTTGCCCCCATGTGTGCTTTTCCCATCAGAGACAAAGAACAATCCTTTCTAATTTTCCTCTACACAAATTCTATATCTTCGAAGCATCTGCAGAGATAATCAGGGACTAGTTTGTTTGTAGAAATGTTTCTGAGGGTTCCTGAAGGCtataatttgcttttgtttttgtttttcgcCTCAGACTTGGATCTCGGGAGGAAACTACAGTCAGTTCAGACAGCTTGGAAAGAGTCCCATCTCTGGTGAAGCAAAGACTTTTCCTCTCTTGAACTGAGAAGCATGCCGTGTATTTCTTACCCCTGTTGTAAACCAGGTTTTCCTCTTTGCAGGGCCCTCTGGGGATAGATACGCAATCATCAGCACTTTCCACTCCTGGGCGTCTAAATTTCCCCTCAGCACTGGTTTCCAGAACTGAGAGGCCTTTAACCAGCGATctggagggggagaggggagcgCTCTGAGCACATGTGCGCGCGGGCGGGCGCCGTGAGGACACGCGGCCCGGCGTCCACCTGCCGCGTCGAACAGACGGGGGTCTGTGGCAGCCCCGCCAAGCAGCCCTTGATCCCGCCCGCCGGGGCCGGCGCTTGGCCTCGGGCTGAGCCCTGGAATAGCAGGCCGCGGTCAGCAGGGCTGCTGCGGGCACAGGCCCTCCGCGACTGTGGGGGAGTAAGCCGTGCAACAACAGGTCCTTTCTCCCTGGCCCTCGCCCAGCAGGCTGCACGCTTGCAACTCCCAACTCCTCGGCAGCCCTCCCCTGCTTGAAAGGGACGCGACAGAGGAGCTGCTGTTGCTATTGGCTCCTGCCGCCTGACAACCACAGAGGTTACTTGGAGGGCTAGCGGGAAGCCCGCGACTTGGGTTTCCTCTGGCTCAGGAACAGGGTGCCCATCACAGTGGGCCGCTTTGGGGAGGCACACAAGGAGCAGGGAAGGCCCAGAGGATGCCAGCCGCGCAGCCCATTCCGGGCCTGGCCATTAGCAGAATGACACGCAGTTCAGCCGGATCACCCTCGTGACTAAGTGAGCGTCTGCTAAAGAGACCCGGAATGGGCCTCTGTCATACGTGGAACAGGGATTTTCCATTCGCACTCCAAGGACCGCTGGACCTGCTTTATGATCCCGTGCTTTCACTGACATTGGAAGGACACGCCTTCTGAGAACCGCACTTCACACCCATCCACACACACCTCTGAGTTTTTATTTCCAAAGCACCTTTTCTTCCAGGCTGCCAAAATAAGAACTTTGCAAACAAAGCTGTTTTGAAGTATTTAAGCACAAAAAGATCCTAAcactggtccctctgccttttcttttaatattttgagctGTTTATATGCCtagagttttttggtttttgttttcttccttgagatttaaataaaaaagagtttCTGGTTTGAATCATCAAAAGGTAATGAAATACAGAAAGAGCTGAAGATGTATGTCAACATGgcttcatattttattaaattattcttcATGCCAAACATGTACAAAGAACCATGATGTTttgtaaatttataattaaaatgttcaaACTGGAAGGTTCCATGTGGCTCTTTAGAGTGGGAGTGTATTTGGAAAAGGGAGGATGGGGAAGGCAGAAGTTGTGCCCACTTCTCCTGGTTATTCACCAGCAGCCTTGCTTTGCCAGGGCTCTGCCCAAAGACCTTGGAGCTTTTGTTAACTCTTTGGCAAAAGCCTTCTGGCCCCACCCCAAGTAAATGTGAGTTTTTGGTGGAATCCACATGACATGTGAAAATCATGGGCTGGAAAATTACAACTGCTTCTGGTGAATACCAGATTGTTTACAGATCAGATGTTAGTGGCTTCTGAAGATGAACCACACATATAGTTGCAGGAAAAAGGTGGGGAGATACACAGAAGTTTATCAACTGGGCTGTAACCCATAGCTGTGTCAAAGTCTAAGACAATATCTGGCAGGGGGGAATCTCTTACCTTGCCAAATGATTATCCAGTTTCTATTTGAATCAGGTGAGGTCCCATCATCTAAGAATAATAAAGCAATTAataaagctttctttctttctcttcatgttCATGCTTTGTAaaagaagttttatttct
Encoded here:
- the TMEM231 gene encoding transmembrane protein 231 isoform X2 — encoded protein: MALYELFAHPVERGYRAGLCSKAALFLLLATALTYIPPLLVAFRSHGFWLKRSSYEEQPTVRFQHQVLLVALLGSEPGGFLAWSTFPAFNRLQEGHLRVPLVSAREEDRNQDGKMDMLHFKLELPLQSTEQVLGVQLILTFSYQLHRMSTFVMQSMAFLQSSFALPGSQLYVNGDLRLQQKQPLGYGGLDVRYNVSVINGTSPFASDYDLTRIVAAYQERNVTTILTDPSPIWLVGRAAEAPFVVNAVIRYPVEVISYLPGFWEMIKFAWIQYVSILLIFLWAFERIKRFVFQNQVVTTIPVTAMPQGELYKEHLS
- the TMEM231 gene encoding transmembrane protein 231 isoform X1, giving the protein MALYELFAHPVERGYRAGLCSKAALFLLLATALTYIPPLLVAFRSHGFWLKRSSYEEQPTVRFQHQVLLVALLGSEPGGFLAWSTFPAFNRLQEGHLRVPLVSAREEDRNQDGKMDMLHFKLELPLQSTEQVLGVQLILTFSYQLHRMSTFVMQSMAFLQSSFALPGSQLYVNGDLRLQQKQPLGYGGLDVRYNVSVINGTSPFASDYDLTRIVAAYQERNGFWEMIKFAWIQYVSILLIFLWAFERIKRFVFQNQVVTTIPVTAMPQGELYKEHLS